In Brevibacterium zhoupengii, the following are encoded in one genomic region:
- a CDS encoding aldehyde dehydrogenase family protein, translated as MSTDLTTFAGLLSSVDDPNGRDLLDPATGEVVGRTREGSPADIDTAVAAARKVQSDWAARTSAERSDLLNKAADAVEASAEALAELLSREQGKPLNGPNARFEVGACAAWLRANAAFELEPEILVDDEETHAELHYAPVGVVGAVGPWNWPMMISVWQFAPSLKMGNTVVLKPSEYTPLSVQALVAVINQVLPADVLTVVPGSGEVGAALTSHSDVDKIMFTGSTKTGQAIMRSAADTLARLTLELGGNDAGIVLENADPAAIAGDLFWGAFINTGQTCAAMKRLYVPDSLYDQVCEALVEVAKQSPMGVGLEEENVLGPLQNKQQYDIVAKLVQAAKDGGARVLTGGDPAADQPGYFYPTTLVADIDNDNPLVAEEQFGPALPIIKYTDLEQAIGWANELEVGLGSSVWGSDLEECKKVAARLQAGSTWINKHGAVDPRIPFGGVKKSGFGLEFGLEGLKHVSVPHVISW; from the coding sequence ATGAGCACCGACCTCACCACCTTCGCCGGACTGCTGTCATCCGTCGACGATCCCAATGGCCGCGACCTGCTCGACCCTGCCACCGGCGAAGTTGTCGGTCGCACCCGTGAGGGCAGTCCTGCCGACATCGACACCGCTGTCGCTGCCGCCCGCAAGGTCCAGTCCGACTGGGCAGCGCGGACCTCTGCCGAACGCAGCGACCTGCTGAACAAGGCCGCCGACGCGGTCGAAGCCTCCGCCGAAGCACTGGCCGAGCTGCTCTCACGCGAACAGGGGAAGCCGCTCAACGGACCCAACGCCCGCTTCGAGGTCGGTGCCTGCGCCGCCTGGCTGCGGGCCAACGCCGCCTTCGAGCTCGAACCCGAGATCCTCGTCGACGATGAGGAGACCCACGCCGAACTCCACTACGCACCTGTCGGCGTCGTCGGTGCCGTGGGTCCCTGGAACTGGCCGATGATGATCTCTGTGTGGCAGTTCGCGCCCTCATTGAAGATGGGCAACACCGTCGTCCTCAAGCCCTCCGAGTACACGCCTCTGTCGGTGCAGGCGCTCGTCGCAGTCATCAACCAGGTTCTGCCCGCCGACGTGCTCACCGTCGTCCCCGGCAGCGGCGAGGTCGGTGCCGCACTGACCTCCCACTCAGACGTCGACAAGATCATGTTCACCGGTTCGACGAAGACCGGTCAGGCCATCATGCGCTCGGCCGCAGACACCCTGGCACGGCTGACCTTGGAGCTGGGTGGCAACGATGCAGGAATCGTGCTTGAGAACGCCGATCCTGCCGCCATTGCCGGCGACCTGTTCTGGGGTGCGTTCATCAACACCGGTCAGACCTGCGCGGCGATGAAGCGCCTCTACGTTCCCGATTCCCTCTACGACCAGGTCTGCGAAGCCCTCGTCGAGGTGGCCAAGCAGTCACCGATGGGTGTGGGCCTGGAAGAGGAGAACGTACTCGGACCGCTGCAGAACAAACAGCAGTACGACATCGTCGCCAAACTCGTGCAGGCTGCCAAAGATGGTGGGGCTCGTGTCCTCACCGGCGGAGACCCCGCTGCAGACCAGCCGGGCTACTTTTACCCGACCACGCTGGTGGCCGACATCGACAACGACAACCCGCTGGTCGCCGAGGAGCAGTTCGGTCCGGCTCTGCCCATCATCAAGTACACCGACCTCGAACAGGCCATCGGCTGGGCCAATGAGCTCGAGGTCGGCCTGGGCTCCTCGGTCTGGGGCAGTGATCTCGAGGAATGCAAGAAGGTTGCAGCTCGTCTCCAGGCAGGATCGACCTGGATCAACAAGCACGGCGCAGTGGATCCGCGCATCCCCTTCGGCGGCGTGAAGAAGTCCGGCTTCGGACTCGAGTTCGGGCTCGAAGGACTCAAGCACGTCAGCGTTCCGCACGTGATCAGCTGGTAA
- a CDS encoding LysR family transcriptional regulator has protein sequence MELRHFSAFLAVAQELHFGRAAETLHIAQPALSQMIRSLEKDLDVQLFERTTRRVRLTSSGEALLEPARAIQAQVEGARRIARAAKEGVVGRVRIGFGGTSGYSILSLLAREVADRQPGISLEMHPQTYSGESALAVRDGTMDMGIISPPAPAGIAVHVIRQERVMVAVPTSHELADAESVSMADLREQPFITYAPSHGSQVREAMMRLADQAGYLPHIAQEAPDPYSLLALVGAQVGIAIVVESSNHIRIDGVTYVRLAEGGDAFTLALGWRRNNPSEALARVVEIVREILPEASET, from the coding sequence ATGGAGCTGCGGCACTTCTCGGCATTCCTCGCCGTCGCGCAGGAGCTGCATTTCGGGCGGGCCGCGGAGACTCTGCACATCGCCCAACCGGCATTGAGCCAGATGATCCGCTCACTCGAGAAGGACCTCGATGTGCAGCTGTTCGAGCGGACCACACGTCGGGTGCGACTGACCTCCTCCGGTGAGGCCCTGCTCGAACCCGCTCGAGCGATCCAGGCACAGGTCGAAGGCGCACGACGCATCGCTCGGGCTGCGAAGGAGGGCGTGGTCGGCCGGGTGCGGATCGGCTTCGGCGGCACGAGTGGCTATTCGATCCTGTCCCTGCTCGCCCGGGAGGTTGCGGACCGGCAGCCGGGTATCAGCCTGGAGATGCACCCTCAGACGTATTCCGGTGAGTCGGCCCTGGCCGTTCGCGACGGGACCATGGACATGGGAATCATCTCCCCGCCTGCACCTGCGGGCATTGCCGTCCACGTCATCCGGCAGGAGCGGGTCATGGTCGCAGTCCCCACCAGCCACGAACTCGCTGACGCGGAGAGCGTGTCCATGGCCGACCTGCGGGAGCAGCCGTTCATCACCTATGCGCCGTCGCATGGTTCGCAGGTGCGGGAGGCGATGATGCGCCTGGCCGATCAGGCCGGCTATCTTCCGCACATCGCGCAGGAGGCACCGGATCCCTACAGTCTGCTCGCGCTCGTCGGCGCGCAGGTCGGGATCGCGATCGTCGTCGAGTCCTCGAATCACATCCGCATCGACGGGGTCACCTATGTTCGCCTCGCCGAGGGTGGGGATGCGTTCACATTGGCGCTCGGTTGGCGCCGCAACAATCCCTCGGAGGCTCTGGCTCGGGTCGTCGAGATCGTCCGAGAGATCCTGCCTGAGGCGAGTGAGACCTAA
- a CDS encoding acyl-CoA dehydrogenase family protein, which yields MNYVDLDPALHPLIESYLGTSDQELLAPVLTALGADAAQRLAPLADIADKNPPTLAQFNREGDRVDAIDYHHSYQQLQKAAYEEYGLSALSHRGLHGWDDVPPHLVKYILSYVFVQAEFGLACPVSMTDAAARTLRKFGEGEQITEAIDRLISTDPDLRFTGAMFMTEIHAGTDIAQTSTVAERDGENWALSGRKWFASNPDADIILTLARYPGGDDTTRGVGLFMLPKHRPDGTKNSYVIDRLKDKLGTRSMPSGEVTLNGAYAVQVGALERGFRQMAEMVNTSRLSNAMRATALMRRSINEALAHTRERVVFDKKLIDAPLMRMTLLPLQAEAEAALGLVFYAGDTLQKADAGDASAAAQIRVLTPLAKHYICKRARFVAGEAMEIRGGRGYIEEFPDARLVRDSHLGSIWEGSSNVIALDVLRCMRKQNTHQLLAETMTQKLNTITLAEAGPEIRELLTRWTAIVDRGDVVLNAESDAAEALIGGYADDLAQLIMATLLLEQAAAEVTRDDNFRKLLVARTFIGSNITADENAVVDTLTHFEDIVDGETVPRDAVSTDIVPAPAPVA from the coding sequence ATGAACTACGTCGACCTCGACCCCGCCCTGCATCCCCTCATCGAGTCCTACCTCGGCACGAGCGATCAGGAGCTGCTCGCCCCGGTGCTCACCGCACTCGGCGCCGACGCCGCACAGCGCCTCGCCCCACTGGCCGACATCGCCGACAAGAACCCGCCGACCCTGGCCCAGTTCAACCGCGAAGGCGACCGGGTCGATGCCATCGACTATCACCACAGCTACCAGCAGCTGCAGAAGGCCGCCTACGAGGAATACGGCCTCTCGGCACTCTCCCACCGCGGTCTGCATGGTTGGGACGACGTGCCGCCGCACCTGGTGAAGTACATCCTCTCCTACGTCTTCGTCCAGGCCGAGTTCGGCCTGGCCTGCCCGGTGTCGATGACAGATGCAGCCGCGAGGACCTTGCGGAAGTTCGGCGAAGGCGAGCAGATCACCGAGGCGATCGACCGTCTGATCTCGACCGATCCCGATCTTCGGTTCACCGGAGCGATGTTCATGACCGAGATCCACGCCGGCACCGACATCGCCCAGACCTCGACCGTGGCCGAACGTGATGGTGAGAACTGGGCACTGTCCGGGCGCAAATGGTTCGCCTCGAACCCGGACGCCGACATCATCCTCACCCTCGCCCGCTATCCCGGCGGCGATGACACCACGCGCGGCGTCGGACTGTTCATGCTGCCCAAGCACCGCCCGGACGGGACGAAGAACTCCTATGTCATCGACCGGCTCAAGGACAAGCTCGGGACCAGGTCCATGCCCAGCGGCGAGGTTACCCTCAACGGAGCCTATGCGGTCCAGGTCGGGGCGCTCGAGCGCGGATTCCGGCAGATGGCGGAGATGGTCAACACCTCCCGGCTGTCGAACGCGATGCGCGCCACCGCCCTCATGCGCCGGTCCATCAATGAGGCGCTCGCCCACACCCGCGAACGCGTCGTCTTCGACAAGAAACTCATCGACGCACCCCTGATGCGCATGACACTCCTGCCGCTGCAGGCCGAAGCCGAAGCCGCACTCGGCCTCGTCTTCTACGCAGGCGATACCCTCCAGAAAGCCGACGCCGGGGATGCTTCCGCGGCCGCGCAGATCCGCGTCCTCACCCCGCTGGCCAAGCATTACATCTGCAAACGCGCCCGCTTCGTCGCCGGCGAGGCGATGGAGATCCGTGGCGGTCGCGGCTACATCGAAGAATTCCCCGACGCCCGCCTCGTCCGCGACTCCCACCTCGGCTCAATCTGGGAGGGCTCAAGCAACGTCATCGCCCTCGACGTCCTGCGCTGCATGCGCAAACAGAACACGCACCAGCTCCTGGCCGAGACGATGACGCAGAAACTGAACACCATCACCCTCGCCGAGGCGGGCCCTGAGATCCGTGAGCTCCTGACCAGGTGGACGGCGATCGTCGACCGCGGTGACGTGGTCTTGAACGCCGAGTCGGATGCTGCCGAGGCTCTTATCGGCGGCTATGCCGACGATCTGGCGCAGCTGATCATGGCCACCCTGCTGCTCGAACAGGCCGCTGCCGAGGTCACCCGTGACGACAACTTCCGCAAGCTGCTCGTCGCCAGGACCTTCATCGGCAGCAACATCACTGCCGATGAGAATGCCGTAGTCGACACACTCACCCATTTCGAGGACATCGTCGACGGCGAGACGGTGCCCCGCGATGCTGTCTCAACCGACATCGTCCCCGCACCCGCACCCGTGGCCTGA
- a CDS encoding CaiB/BaiF CoA transferase family protein, with the protein MRTTDSESTPDTSTAASGAFTGPLAGVRVIDLSKILAGPYATMSLADLGAEVIKVEHPEGGDPTRAWGPPMVGADATYFHAANHSKKSVTIDLKSDRGQAQVHELLADADVLVENFRPGSSLQTIFDYKELAAKFPHLVILHISAYGDHGPMRDEPGYDMVAQARGGLMSLTGEAGGPPLKAGFAMGDLGAGLFGIIGIVSALFERSRTGKGQYLTTSLYEGQLALHVNWATNYFADGKRPHALGSGHPNLVPYQAYPAADDYFVIAIGNDSLWQRLCSAIDRSDLGADERIMTNTGRLAHRDFVNEELSATLRTKTVDEWCELFSAAGIPAAPIKHLDEVYADPQTEALGMVQTVDHPTAGPMRQVAFPVNFNGVRPPVRSAPPELGADTEDILGATDHSYPATTGA; encoded by the coding sequence GTGAGAACCACAGATTCAGAATCCACACCCGATACGAGCACCGCGGCAAGTGGGGCCTTCACCGGCCCGCTCGCCGGCGTGCGCGTCATCGACCTCTCGAAGATCCTCGCCGGACCCTACGCCACGATGTCACTGGCCGATCTCGGGGCCGAGGTCATCAAGGTCGAACACCCCGAGGGGGGAGACCCAACCCGTGCCTGGGGCCCACCCATGGTCGGCGCCGACGCCACGTACTTCCACGCCGCGAACCACAGCAAGAAGTCCGTGACGATCGATCTCAAATCCGATCGTGGACAGGCACAGGTCCACGAACTGTTGGCAGATGCCGATGTCCTCGTCGAGAACTTCAGGCCCGGCAGCTCACTGCAGACGATCTTCGACTACAAGGAGCTGGCAGCGAAGTTCCCGCACCTCGTCATCCTCCACATATCCGCCTACGGTGACCACGGCCCGATGCGCGATGAACCAGGTTATGACATGGTCGCTCAGGCGCGCGGTGGGCTCATGTCCCTGACCGGTGAGGCAGGAGGACCGCCGTTGAAGGCCGGGTTCGCCATGGGTGACCTGGGTGCGGGGCTGTTCGGCATCATCGGCATCGTCTCCGCACTCTTCGAGCGCAGCCGCACCGGCAAGGGCCAATACCTGACGACCTCTCTCTACGAGGGCCAGCTGGCGCTGCACGTGAACTGGGCGACGAACTACTTCGCCGACGGCAAGCGCCCGCATGCGCTGGGCTCTGGGCACCCCAACCTCGTGCCCTACCAGGCCTATCCGGCCGCCGATGACTACTTCGTCATCGCCATCGGCAACGACTCACTGTGGCAGCGCCTGTGCTCCGCTATCGACCGGTCTGACCTGGGCGCGGACGAGCGCATCATGACCAACACCGGCAGACTCGCACACCGTGACTTTGTCAACGAGGAACTCTCGGCGACGCTGCGGACGAAGACGGTCGACGAATGGTGCGAACTCTTCTCTGCCGCCGGAATCCCCGCTGCACCGATCAAACACCTCGACGAGGTCTATGCCGATCCGCAGACCGAAGCCCTCGGGATGGTCCAGACGGTCGACCATCCCACCGCCGGACCGATGCGGCAGGTGGCGTTCCCCGTCAACTTCAACGGAGTCCGCCCACCCGTGCGTTCCGCGCCGCCCGAGCTCGGAGCCGATACGGAGGATATCCTCGGCGCCACCGACCACTCATACCCAGCCACCACAGGAGCCTGA
- a CDS encoding acyl-CoA dehydrogenase family protein has protein sequence MTTTATAQDAADLDKSDLLNLEGLFSEAEIELRDKVQAFVDERFRPNIADWYENAIFPREIVAEMGELGLLGMHLHGYGCPGRSAVEYGLAAMELEAGDSGLRTFVSVQGSLAMSAIHKFGSEEQKNRYLPGMAKGEIIGCFGLTEPTAGSDPGSMATTATRNDDGSWSLNGAKRWIGLASIADIAVIWAATDEGIRGFLVPTDTTGYTATPIEQKLSMRASIQCDIDIVDVQLPAEAVLPDVTGLKGPFSCLNEARYGIMWGAMGAARDSYEVALKYAQERMQFDKPLAGYQITQQKLVNMVLEIQKGILVAVQTGRLKDAGTLDPVQISVGKLNNCREAIAICREARTMLGGNGITLEYSPLRHANNLESVRTYEGTDEVHTLILGRHITGEQAFR, from the coding sequence ATGACTACGACCGCCACTGCACAGGACGCCGCCGACCTCGACAAATCCGACCTCCTCAACCTCGAAGGGCTCTTCAGCGAGGCCGAGATCGAACTGCGTGACAAGGTGCAGGCCTTCGTCGATGAACGGTTCCGTCCAAACATCGCCGACTGGTACGAAAACGCCATCTTCCCCCGCGAGATCGTGGCCGAGATGGGCGAACTCGGGCTGCTGGGTATGCACCTGCACGGCTACGGCTGCCCCGGGCGCTCGGCCGTCGAATACGGCCTCGCCGCCATGGAGCTCGAAGCCGGCGATTCCGGACTGCGCACCTTCGTCTCCGTCCAGGGCTCGCTGGCGATGTCCGCGATCCACAAGTTCGGTTCCGAAGAGCAGAAGAACCGATACCTGCCGGGCATGGCCAAGGGCGAGATCATCGGCTGCTTCGGCCTGACCGAACCCACCGCCGGATCCGACCCAGGATCGATGGCGACCACGGCAACACGCAACGACGACGGTTCGTGGAGCCTGAATGGCGCTAAGCGCTGGATCGGCCTGGCCTCCATCGCCGATATCGCCGTCATCTGGGCCGCGACCGACGAAGGCATCCGCGGGTTCCTCGTCCCCACCGACACCACAGGATACACCGCGACCCCGATCGAACAGAAGCTGTCGATGCGGGCCTCCATCCAGTGCGATATCGACATCGTCGATGTCCAATTGCCCGCCGAGGCGGTCCTGCCCGATGTCACCGGACTCAAGGGACCGTTCTCCTGCCTCAACGAGGCCCGCTACGGAATCATGTGGGGCGCGATGGGTGCCGCCCGAGACTCCTACGAGGTGGCTCTGAAATATGCGCAGGAGAGGATGCAGTTCGACAAACCGTTGGCCGGTTACCAGATCACCCAGCAGAAGCTGGTGAATATGGTCCTCGAGATCCAGAAGGGAATTCTTGTGGCCGTGCAGACCGGTCGCCTCAAGGATGCAGGGACACTCGACCCTGTCCAGATTTCGGTCGGCAAGCTCAACAACTGCCGCGAGGCCATCGCTATCTGCCGGGAGGCTCGGACGATGCTCGGCGGCAATGGCATCACCCTCGAATACTCACCGCTGCGGCATGCAAACAATCTCGAATCGGTGCGCACCTACGAAGGCACCGACGAGGTTCACACGCTCATTCTGGGCCGCCACATCACGGGCGAGCAGGCGTTCCGGTAG
- a CDS encoding oxidoreductase produces MGNRLDDRISSAADRTIVITGGNSGIGRAAASMLAGMDAHVVLAVRNLDKGRAAAKTMRGPVDVRQLDLADLASVRAFAEEFTDPIDILINNAGIMAPPLGRTADGFESQFGTNHLGHFALTNLLLPQIRDRVVTVSSIGHRMGTIDFDDLNWERRPYKPMPAYGQSKLANLLFTSELQRRLTEVGSPVIATAAHPGLAATNLYRLQGNRLLASVTEAVIGLISQDEQQGAVPTLCAATADIPGNSYVGPRRFKETFGQPKLVGRSREAQDAEVARRLWTVSEELTGVEFPEL; encoded by the coding sequence ATGGGCAATAGGCTCGATGACAGAATCTCATCAGCGGCTGACCGCACCATCGTCATCACCGGTGGCAACAGCGGAATCGGCCGAGCGGCAGCGTCCATGCTTGCGGGCATGGATGCGCATGTCGTGCTTGCGGTGCGCAACCTGGACAAGGGACGGGCCGCGGCGAAGACGATGCGCGGACCTGTCGATGTGCGACAACTCGACCTCGCCGATCTCGCTTCGGTGCGTGCCTTCGCAGAGGAATTCACCGACCCGATCGACATCCTCATCAACAATGCGGGGATCATGGCCCCACCGCTGGGTCGCACCGCGGACGGGTTCGAATCCCAGTTCGGCACGAACCATCTGGGCCATTTTGCCCTGACCAATCTGTTGCTTCCCCAGATCCGAGATCGGGTGGTCACCGTCTCCTCGATCGGGCACCGAATGGGGACCATCGATTTCGATGACCTCAATTGGGAACGCAGACCGTATAAGCCGATGCCGGCCTACGGGCAGTCAAAGCTTGCGAACCTCCTCTTCACCTCCGAACTCCAGCGACGCCTCACCGAAGTGGGCTCGCCCGTCATCGCGACCGCGGCCCATCCGGGACTGGCGGCGACGAACCTCTACCGGCTGCAGGGCAACCGCCTGCTCGCATCTGTCACCGAGGCTGTGATCGGTCTGATCTCGCAGGACGAGCAGCAGGGTGCCGTGCCGACACTGTGCGCCGCCACAGCCGACATCCCCGGCAACAGCTATGTCGGCCCGCGCCGCTTCAAGGAGACCTTCGGACAGCCGAAGCTCGTCGGGCGTTCCCGCGAGGCTCAAGACGCCGAGGTGGCACGGCGCCTGTGGACCGTGTCCGAGGAGCTGACAGGGGTGGAGTTCCCCGAACTCTGA
- a CDS encoding ABC transporter transmembrane domain-containing protein: MPQTPSSGSMLLRRAVRRRLGILLPGVITMSLWQVCEAFVPVAIGIVVDVAIIPLSLPMLLVSVLGIALLFTVLSLGYRFGARLCNSAREHEAHALRVEITHAALTSANLPPDRASGEVLSIASADADTAAQSFAQLGRGIASVLGMITAAVFLLIADPVTGLVVLVAVPIGLLIVALPGRSVSAKANAQLEAVARAGRSASDLMHGLRVIKAMGGETWAVDRYRHTSDEAATAGIATGERTGRLAGLGALVMSVVLAIVLIVAGLRLIDGQMSVGALIGILGMTAFLTEPMRALAEIVGLFAQSHGAAQRITRLLTDIDDAESPIAQNDAAAPTTPATAPATAAAPTIDIDGEAISIRDWAVGEDRTVDFTTIFGTLTCIVAEAPESETALITALSAHARGTTVDQMLVSPHTVDLFEGTIRSNITMFLGAGEAPVSAEVLAASGADELLDLVENGLDHRIQELGGNLSGGQRQRVALARALHADPKVLVLHEPTTAVDAVTEARIAFGLQDLRSSRGGAATIIFTSSPAFLAAADSVVFVPTTGPSLVGKHAELLAAADDTDGAAAAYRNAVSR, translated from the coding sequence GTGCCGCAGACTCCCTCATCAGGTTCGATGCTTCTCCGCAGAGCCGTCCGCCGGCGGCTCGGTATCCTGCTTCCTGGCGTCATCACGATGTCGCTGTGGCAGGTCTGTGAGGCATTCGTTCCCGTCGCCATCGGCATCGTCGTCGATGTCGCGATCATCCCGCTCTCCCTCCCGATGCTCCTCGTCTCCGTCCTCGGCATCGCCCTGCTCTTCACCGTGCTCAGCCTCGGGTACAGATTCGGTGCACGATTGTGCAACTCTGCCCGCGAACACGAGGCGCACGCCCTGCGCGTGGAGATCACCCACGCGGCTCTCACCTCGGCGAACCTTCCACCCGACCGTGCCTCCGGTGAGGTCCTCTCGATCGCATCGGCGGACGCGGACACGGCGGCACAGTCCTTCGCCCAGCTGGGACGGGGAATCGCCTCCGTGCTGGGCATGATCACGGCCGCCGTATTCCTCCTCATCGCTGACCCAGTGACCGGACTCGTCGTCCTCGTCGCAGTACCCATCGGGCTGCTCATCGTGGCTCTGCCCGGACGATCCGTGTCCGCCAAAGCCAACGCACAGCTCGAGGCCGTGGCACGAGCCGGCCGTTCGGCCTCCGACCTCATGCACGGGCTGCGCGTGATCAAGGCCATGGGCGGTGAAACCTGGGCCGTGGACCGCTACCGTCACACCTCGGACGAGGCCGCGACCGCCGGCATCGCCACAGGTGAGAGGACCGGCCGCCTCGCCGGTCTCGGAGCACTCGTCATGTCGGTCGTGCTCGCCATCGTCCTCATCGTCGCCGGCCTGCGCCTCATCGACGGACAGATGAGCGTCGGCGCACTCATCGGCATCCTCGGCATGACCGCATTCCTCACCGAGCCGATGCGCGCCCTGGCCGAGATCGTCGGCCTCTTCGCCCAATCCCACGGAGCCGCCCAACGGATCACTCGTCTGCTCACCGACATCGACGATGCCGAGTCGCCGATAGCACAGAACGACGCTGCTGCGCCGACGACGCCCGCAACCGCTCCTGCAACCGCAGCCGCACCGACCATCGACATCGACGGCGAAGCGATCAGCATCCGCGATTGGGCCGTGGGGGAGGACCGCACGGTCGACTTCACCACCATCTTCGGCACCCTGACCTGCATCGTCGCCGAAGCACCCGAGTCGGAGACCGCGCTGATCACCGCCTTAAGTGCCCACGCCCGCGGCACCACGGTGGACCAGATGCTCGTCTCACCGCACACAGTTGACCTGTTCGAAGGCACCATCCGCTCCAACATCACCATGTTCCTCGGTGCCGGCGAGGCCCCTGTGAGCGCCGAGGTGCTGGCCGCTTCGGGTGCCGACGAACTCCTCGATCTCGTCGAGAATGGACTCGACCACCGCATCCAGGAACTCGGAGGGAACCTCTCCGGTGGGCAGCGCCAGCGGGTGGCCCTGGCCAGAGCCCTGCACGCCGACCCCAAGGTCCTGGTCCTCCACGAACCCACGACCGCGGTCGACGCCGTCACCGAGGCACGCATAGCCTTCGGGCTCCAGGACCTGCGCAGCTCACGCGGTGGTGCCGCCACGATCATCTTCACCAGCTCACCGGCTTTCCTCGCCGCCGCCGACTCAGTCGTGTTCGTGCCCACCACCGGCCCGAGCCTCGTGGGCAAGCACGCCGAACTCCTCGCCGCCGCGGACGACACAGACGGCGCAGCCGCAGCCTACCGAAACGCGGTGAGCCGATGA
- a CDS encoding ABC transporter ATP-binding protein: protein MSAPSEQTPQTTLAIASRRRSFAHLAPLLRARWNWLIVLILAGIANAGAGLVGPWAIGRLVDELPARAGSDVVITCATAVAVAGVVMALGTWIGAWALARIAMPVVADLRTQVVDSALTLESQRIESTGTGDLVSRVADDSRKISEAAAQVLPLVVESLLIVIVSAVGLAAIDWRLGIVGLVALPMYWLTLRWYLPRSEPLYKEERAAFGRRAGRLLGGLTGARTLRAYRAESGELTRIDSASGQARDLSIGVFSFLTRAFSRNNRAEAVVLSLLLIAGFALVYFGETTAGAVTTAALVFHRLFNPIGALVGLFDQVQSAGASLTRMVGVIDEAASSPRRTTEISIDRPALVLEDLWFSYDEDPESSNHVLKGVSLRLNPGEIVAVVGTTGAGKSTLARIAAGLSAPTRGRAELARDTATSAGEVGRSVSLTELPDDKLRGHITMVAQEVHTFTGTLRENVALPVPEATDEQIITALDTIGAGWARALPHGLDTEVGDGGTRLSAVEDQSIALARLVLADPDFAILDEATAEAGSAGAHVLERSAQAALAGRGALVVAHRLSQAETADRVLVMDHGRVVEEGPHEELVAAGGRYAQLWSAWSA, encoded by the coding sequence ATGAGCGCGCCCTCGGAGCAGACACCGCAGACGACACTGGCGATCGCCTCCCGGCGTCGCTCATTCGCCCACCTGGCTCCGCTGCTGCGGGCCCGCTGGAACTGGCTCATCGTCCTCATCCTCGCCGGCATCGCCAACGCCGGTGCCGGGCTCGTGGGACCGTGGGCGATCGGCCGCCTCGTCGACGAACTTCCTGCCAGAGCCGGATCAGATGTCGTCATCACGTGTGCGACCGCTGTAGCCGTCGCCGGCGTGGTCATGGCCTTGGGTACCTGGATCGGCGCGTGGGCGCTGGCCCGTATCGCGATGCCCGTCGTCGCGGACCTGCGTACCCAGGTCGTCGACTCCGCACTCACCCTCGAATCACAGCGCATCGAATCGACGGGGACCGGTGACCTGGTCTCGAGGGTCGCCGACGATTCCCGCAAGATCAGTGAGGCCGCAGCACAGGTGCTGCCGCTCGTCGTCGAATCGCTCCTCATCGTCATCGTCTCCGCTGTCGGTCTGGCCGCGATCGACTGGCGCCTGGGCATCGTCGGTCTCGTCGCCCTGCCGATGTACTGGCTCACCCTGCGCTGGTACCTGCCCAGGTCGGAGCCGCTCTACAAGGAAGAGCGCGCTGCCTTCGGGCGCCGTGCCGGTCGTCTCCTCGGCGGGCTCACCGGCGCCCGAACCCTGCGTGCCTACCGTGCGGAGTCCGGGGAGCTTACCCGCATCGACTCCGCCTCCGGGCAGGCCCGGGACCTCTCGATCGGCGTGTTCAGCTTCCTCACCCGCGCCTTCTCACGCAACAACCGCGCCGAGGCTGTCGTGCTCTCCCTGCTTCTCATCGCCGGGTTCGCCCTCGTCTACTTCGGGGAGACGACCGCTGGTGCCGTGACCACCGCGGCCTTGGTCTTCCACCGCCTGTTCAACCCGATCGGTGCCCTGGTCGGCCTCTTTGACCAGGTCCAATCTGCAGGAGCCTCACTGACCCGCATGGTCGGCGTCATCGATGAGGCAGCAAGCTCGCCGAGGCGGACGACCGAGATCAGCATCGACCGTCCCGCCCTGGTGTTGGAGGACCTGTGGTTTTCCTACGATGAGGATCCCGAATCGAGCAATCATGTCCTCAAGGGTGTGAGTCTGCGCCTGAATCCCGGTGAGATCGTCGCTGTCGTCGGCACCACAGGGGCTGGGAAATCGACGCTGGCACGGATCGCTGCGGGACTCTCCGCACCCACCCGAGGCCGAGCCGAACTTGCCAGGGACACAGCCACCTCGGCGGGGGAGGTGGGACGGTCGGTGTCGCTGACCGAGCTGCCTGACGACAAGCTGCGCGGGCACATCACGATGGTCGCCCAAGAGGTGCACACGTTCACCGGGACCCTGCGTGAGAACGTGGCGTTGCCGGTACCGGAGGCCACGGATGAGCAGATCATCACAGCATTGGACACCATCGGTGCCGGCTGGGCGAGGGCTCTGCCGCACGGGCTGGACACTGAGGTCGGTGACGGCGGCACACGCCTCAGCGCCGTTGAGGACCAGTCGATCGCCCTGGCCAGGCTGGTGCTTGCCGACCCCGACTTCGCGATCCTCGACGAGGCGACCGCCGAGGCCGGGTCCGCCGGTGCCCACGTGCTTGAACGCTCTGCGCAGGCCGCCCTCGCCGGACGTGGTGCCCTCGTCGTCGCCCATCGCCTCAGCCAAGCAGAGACCGCTGATCGGGTTCTCGTCATGGACCACGGGCGGGTCGTCGAGGAGGGCCCGCACGAGGAGTTGGTCGCGGCGGGTGGCCGTTACGCCCAGCTGTGGTCGGCGTGGTCGGCGTGA